The Commensalibacter nepenthis genome has a window encoding:
- a CDS encoding universal stress protein, whose amino-acid sequence MLNVKKILVPLQGTPLTDATLATAYLLSQNYDAHLAVLHIRPDKKDVIPLTGEGLSGTMIEEVMNIAEHEGMKRLKFARQSFDAFVDENNIKLVNWGNNQVAETGKTASFTALTGRENDVATYWSRLSDITVVTHPNSGAHISSSEMLHALLFESGRPILIAPKEKPTSIGKRVCIAWNGSAESAAALHAALRWMGTTEQVAILYSEDFADRGGNIQDIVDYLKFNDLNVELCTIKGDRHTGESMIAACKDFNADLLCMGAYSHPRWKQIILGGVTSYMLENASLPVLMNR is encoded by the coding sequence ATGCTTAACGTCAAAAAAATTCTTGTGCCTCTCCAAGGAACACCTTTAACAGATGCAACATTAGCAACTGCTTATTTGTTATCTCAGAATTACGATGCGCATTTAGCTGTTTTACATATTCGTCCTGATAAAAAAGATGTGATTCCTTTGACAGGTGAAGGTCTGTCTGGAACGATGATCGAGGAAGTTATGAATATTGCAGAGCATGAGGGAATGAAACGATTAAAATTTGCCCGTCAAAGTTTCGATGCTTTTGTTGATGAGAATAATATCAAACTTGTGAATTGGGGTAATAACCAGGTCGCAGAAACAGGCAAGACAGCCAGTTTTACCGCTCTGACAGGCAGAGAAAACGACGTGGCAACCTATTGGTCTCGTTTATCAGATATTACAGTGGTCACCCACCCTAATTCTGGTGCGCATATTTCGTCTTCAGAAATGTTACACGCATTATTGTTTGAAAGTGGACGCCCAATTTTGATTGCGCCCAAAGAGAAACCAACCAGTATTGGCAAGCGCGTATGTATTGCATGGAATGGCAGTGCAGAATCCGCCGCAGCGTTACACGCAGCATTAAGATGGATGGGCACGACCGAACAAGTTGCGATTTTATATAGTGAGGATTTTGCAGATAGAGGTGGGAACATCCAAGATATTGTTGATTATTTAAAATTTAATGATCTCAATGTAGAGCTTTGTACAATCAAAGGCGACAGACATACTGGCGAAAGCATGATCGCTGCGTGTAAGGATTTTAATGCTGATCTATTATGTATGGGTGCTTATTCTCATCCCCGTTGGAAACAAATTATTCTGGGTGGTGTAACCAGCTATATGTTAGAGAATGCGAGTTTGCCAGTGCTTATGAACCGTTAG
- a CDS encoding DUF934 domain-containing protein yields MPLLKNGEIMPDSWTVLEGDIPSPLPQESIIVPFTYLSEIDINTISQPLGVMFPCDQDIEALKPYVDRLELIVLHFPTFKDGRAFSQARKIREQLKFTGELRATGHILSDQYQFLIRVGFTTVSLPDTANIQSWQKAMNDFSEAYQPSVLGEKRLSGLRWKV; encoded by the coding sequence ATGCCACTGCTTAAAAATGGAGAAATCATGCCTGATTCTTGGACAGTGCTAGAGGGAGATATTCCTTCTCCTTTGCCTCAAGAATCAATCATTGTGCCGTTTACGTATTTGTCAGAAATTGATATCAATACAATTTCTCAACCTTTAGGGGTGATGTTTCCTTGTGATCAAGATATTGAAGCATTGAAACCTTATGTTGATCGGTTAGAGTTAATTGTTCTTCATTTTCCTACTTTTAAAGATGGTAGAGCATTTTCACAAGCACGTAAAATTCGTGAACAATTAAAATTTACAGGCGAGCTCAGAGCAACTGGTCATATTTTATCCGATCAATATCAGTTTTTAATTCGTGTAGGTTTTACAACTGTTTCTTTGCCAGACACAGCCAACATACAAAGCTGGCAAAAAGCAATGAATGATTTTAGCGAGGCTTATCAGCCGTCTGTTTTGGGTGAAAAGCGACTTTCTGGATTACGTTGGAAAGTTTAA
- a CDS encoding transposase, with protein MRQDHKLCHKVENIFAKLKDRRRIATRYDRYAHTFLSAIYIPAGVLNE; from the coding sequence TTGCGACAAGACCATAAATTATGTCATAAGGTTGAGAATATATTTGCAAAACTCAAGGATCGGAGACGTATCGCCACGAGATATGACCGATACGCTCATACCTTCCTCTCCGCAATATACATCCCTGCAGGTGTTCTCAATGAATGA
- a CDS encoding DUF2849 domain-containing protein produces MTSKDQNTQEETLFVLTANRFADGRVVWLTAQGYWSILLEEGQIFSSKVDVETAQQQAQKDVLSQYILDPYAVELNSNLIPQTTREKVRAFGPSTHPEFNPRSVQEQYSMNNIPQNPNPSLAVGRYNYDAIDHQFLKERINQFRSQIERRISGELSEDEFKPLRLMNGVYLQLHSYMLRVAIPYGILSSTMLRGLAYVSQYYDRGYGHFTTRQNIQFHWIKLEEVPDILTHLASVEMHALQTSGNCIRNITSDEFAGLAEDEILDPRVYAEIMRQWSTLHPEFTFLPRKFKIAISGSPVDRVAACFYDIGILTHLNDEQKPVFEVWVGGGLGRIPYKGKVIRDDLPPEHLLAYIEAIIRVYNLHGSRNNLYKSRIKILVENLGIDAYREQVEKEFATMDLDQYRLSDELVAQIQAQFGCPDLENHPGASEVLAKHRQQDKEFDRWVKNNTHPHFHEDYIAAVVALKEVGQTPGDASTEQMRALADLADEYAFGEVRVTHLQNVVLGHVQKDKLYALWQGLKEHRLATANLGLITDIVCCPGMDYCALANARSIPVAKQIAALFEDPELQEKIGPVNIGVDGCINSCAHHHIMNIGVLGVDKKGEEFYQIKLGGSSYKEGAAIGSILGAAVKAEDVVKAVEKLIYFYLEQRQENEHFIDTYRRLGTTPFKEIIYATA; encoded by the coding sequence GTGACTTCTAAGGATCAAAATACACAGGAGGAAACTTTGTTTGTGCTGACAGCAAACCGTTTTGCTGATGGGCGCGTTGTGTGGCTTACAGCACAAGGTTATTGGAGTATCTTATTAGAGGAAGGTCAAATATTTTCTTCTAAAGTTGATGTGGAAACAGCTCAACAACAAGCACAAAAAGATGTTTTGTCACAGTATATCCTTGATCCTTATGCGGTTGAATTAAATTCCAATTTAATTCCTCAGACAACCCGAGAAAAAGTCAGGGCTTTTGGCCCCAGCACACATCCTGAATTTAATCCTAGATCTGTACAAGAACAATACTCAATGAATAATATTCCTCAAAATCCCAATCCTTCTTTGGCTGTTGGTCGGTATAATTATGATGCTATTGACCATCAATTTTTAAAAGAACGTATCAATCAATTTCGCTCTCAAATTGAACGTAGAATAAGTGGTGAATTATCCGAAGATGAATTCAAACCGTTACGTTTAATGAATGGGGTTTATTTGCAACTTCATTCTTATATGCTGCGTGTTGCAATTCCTTATGGAATTTTATCTTCGACAATGTTGCGGGGGTTGGCTTATGTTTCGCAATATTATGATCGTGGTTATGGACATTTTACAACCCGTCAAAATATTCAGTTCCATTGGATAAAATTGGAAGAAGTGCCAGATATTTTAACGCACCTAGCATCCGTGGAAATGCATGCGTTACAAACCAGTGGGAATTGTATTCGCAATATAACCAGTGATGAATTTGCAGGGCTAGCAGAGGATGAGATTCTTGATCCTCGTGTTTACGCAGAAATTATGCGTCAATGGTCAACGTTGCATCCTGAATTTACATTTTTACCTCGCAAGTTCAAAATAGCAATCAGTGGGTCACCTGTTGATCGTGTGGCAGCATGTTTTTATGATATTGGTATTTTAACACATTTAAATGATGAACAAAAACCCGTCTTTGAAGTTTGGGTTGGTGGAGGTTTGGGGCGTATTCCATACAAAGGAAAAGTCATTCGTGATGATTTGCCCCCTGAACATTTATTGGCTTATATAGAGGCAATTATCCGTGTTTATAATTTACATGGATCACGAAATAATCTGTATAAATCACGGATTAAAATCTTGGTCGAAAATCTTGGAATTGATGCGTATCGTGAGCAAGTTGAAAAAGAATTTGCAACGATGGATCTCGATCAATATCGTTTGTCTGATGAGCTTGTTGCTCAAATCCAAGCACAATTTGGTTGCCCAGATTTGGAAAATCATCCTGGAGCTTCTGAGGTTTTAGCAAAACATCGTCAGCAAGATAAAGAATTTGATCGTTGGGTAAAAAATAATACCCATCCTCATTTCCATGAGGATTATATCGCCGCAGTGGTTGCGCTTAAGGAAGTTGGGCAAACGCCTGGCGATGCGTCAACTGAACAAATGCGCGCACTGGCAGATTTGGCAGATGAATACGCTTTTGGTGAGGTTCGAGTAACACATTTACAAAATGTGGTATTGGGACATGTGCAAAAAGACAAACTATATGCGCTTTGGCAAGGGTTAAAAGAACATCGTTTGGCAACTGCTAACTTAGGATTGATTACAGATATTGTTTGTTGCCCGGGTATGGATTATTGTGCGCTTGCAAATGCACGCTCTATCCCAGTGGCTAAACAAATTGCAGCATTATTCGAAGATCCTGAATTACAAGAGAAAATTGGACCAGTAAATATTGGGGTTGACGGTTGTATTAACTCGTGTGCGCATCATCACATTATGAATATCGGTGTGTTGGGTGTTGATAAAAAAGGTGAAGAATTTTACCAAATTAAACTTGGTGGGTCTTCTTATAAAGAAGGCGCAGCGATTGGCTCAATCCTTGGTGCTGCGGTAAAGGCAGAGGACGTTGTCAAAGCGGTTGAAAAATTGATTTACTTCTATCTAGAACAGCGTCAAGAAAACGAACATTTTATTGATACCTATCGCCGTCTTGGCACCACACCATTTAAGGAGATTATTTATGCCACTGCTTAA
- a CDS encoding class II aldolase/adducin family protein, producing MSQNISPIELEKRCAIIEACLEMNRLGINQGTSGNISVRHEDYLLITPTSVPYKQLKPETIVRMKMDGSVKGSLKPSSEWRFHLDILNARPEVNAVVHAHPTYSTIISIMGMDIPAIHYMIAVAGGDNIRCAPYETFGTKALSHQALKALEGRKACLLEHHGIIAVGANLSKALWLAVEVETLAKQFHGVLQLGKPRVLSQDQIAAIVDKISNYGHAD from the coding sequence GTGTCTCAGAATATTTCTCCTATTGAACTCGAAAAAAGATGTGCAATTATCGAAGCATGCCTTGAAATGAATCGTCTTGGAATTAATCAAGGAACGTCTGGAAATATCAGTGTTCGTCACGAAGATTATTTATTAATTACCCCCACCAGTGTCCCTTATAAACAGTTAAAGCCTGAAACTATTGTTCGTATGAAAATGGATGGTTCTGTCAAAGGGTCTTTGAAACCATCCAGCGAATGGCGCTTTCATTTAGACATTTTAAACGCACGACCAGAGGTCAATGCTGTTGTTCACGCGCATCCGACTTATTCAACCATTATCTCTATTATGGGAATGGATATACCAGCCATTCATTATATGATCGCCGTTGCAGGAGGCGACAATATTCGCTGTGCACCTTATGAAACTTTTGGCACAAAAGCCCTGTCTCATCAAGCGTTAAAAGCCTTAGAAGGGCGCAAAGCCTGTTTATTAGAACATCATGGCATTATCGCCGTTGGCGCAAATTTATCCAAAGCATTATGGTTGGCTGTAGAAGTAGAAACGCTTGCAAAGCAATTTCACGGGGTTCTGCAATTAGGAAAGCCCAGAGTTTTATCTCAAGATCAAATCGCTGCTATTGTTGATAAAATCAGCAATTATGGTCACGCGGATTAA